GCCCGCACGCGGAGGTCGTCGCGCTCGCGGCTGCCGGCGCGGCGGCCCGCGGCGGCACCGCCGTCGTCACGCTCGAACCCTGTGCCCACACCGGGCGGACCGGCCCGTGCACCGAGGCGCTGATCGCGGCGGGAATCGCGAAGGTCATCTACGCGGTCGACGACCCGAACCCGCTGGCCGCGGGAGGCTCGGACGCCCTGCGCGAGGCCGGTGTCACGGTGGTCGCCGGCGTCAATGCGATCGAGGCGGCGAGCGGCGCGCTGCGCGCCTGGCTGCACGCGGTCAGCAGCGCCCGCCCGTTCGTCACCTGGAAGTACGCCGCCACCTTGGACGGACGCGTGGCCGCGGTCGACCTGACCGCGCGCTGGATCTCCTCGGCGGTCTCGCGGGCCGACGCGCACGCGCTGCGCGCCGTCGTCGACGCGATCGTGGTGGGCAGCGGCACCGTCCTGGCCGACGACCCGCAACTGACCGTCCGCGACGGCGACGACAAGCCGGTCGAGCACCAGCCCCTGCGCGTGGTGCTCGACCGCAGGCACCGCGTCCCGCAGTCGGCGCAGGTGTTCGACAACGCCGCCGAGACGCTGGTACTCGACACGGCGGTGCCGCGCTTCGCGCTCAAGGCGCTGTTCGACCGCGGGGTCCGGCACCTGCTGCTCGAGGGCGGCCCGACCCTGGCCGGTGCGTTCATCGAGGCTCGCTGCGTCGACGAGGTCATCGCCTACCTGGCGCCCACGTTGCTGGGCGATGGTCCCAGTGCGCTCGGTCACGCGGGCGTGGGCTCGCTGGACGAAGCGGTCACACTGGATGTCGACTCGGTGAGCAGGCTGGGTGAGGACATCAAGGTCGTCGCCCGGCCGGTGTGGGCCGAGCAGACGGCAGGGGAGCGATAAGCGTGTTCACCGGCATCATCGAGGAACTCGGCGAGGTCGTCGAAGTGGCGCCGAAGGACGACTCGGCAGTGCTGACGATCGCGGCCGGCCGTGTCGCGCAGGACATCAGCGAGGGCGCCTCGATCGCGGTGAACGGCGTCTGCCTGACCGTGACCGGCTGGGTCCATTACCCGCCGCTGCACCACCTGAGCTTCGACGTCATGGCCGAGACGCTCGCGCGTTCGGTGCTCGGCACGTTGCAGCAGGGCGCGAAGGTCAACCTGGAGCGGGCGACGCGCGCCGACTCCCGGCTGGACGGGCACGTCGTGCAGGGGCACGTCGACGGAACCGGCACGGTGCTGCACCGCACCACGGGCAGCGCCTGGGAGACGGTGCGCTTCGACCTGCCGGCCGCGCTCGCCCGGTTCGTCGCGGAGAAGGGTTCGATCGCCGTCGACGGGATCTCGCTGACCGTCACCGCTGTCGGACCGGATTGGTTCGAGGTCGGGCTGATCCCGCAGACGCTGCGCGCGACCACCTTGGGCGACCGGCCGGTCGGCGCGAGCGTGAACCTCGAGGTGGACGTCCTGGCCAAGTACGTCGCACGCCTGCTGGAGACCGCCTCATGAGCGACGTCAGGCTGGACGATGTCGAGCGGGCCGTCGCGGACGTGAAGGCGGGGCGTGCGGTCATCGTGATCGACGACGCGGATCGCGAGAACGAGGGCGACCTGATCTTCGCGGCCGAACTGGCCACGCCCGAACTCCTCGCGTTCATGGTGCGCTACACCTCCGGCTACGTCTGCGTGCCCATCACCGAGCGCGAAGCCGACCGGCTCGACCTGCCCCCGATGTTCCGCGTCAACCAGGACCGCCGGGGCACCGCCTACACGGTCACCGTCGACGCGCGCGAAGGCGTCACGACCGGCATCTCGGCCACCGACCGCGCGCGCACCATCCGGCTGCTCGCCGATCCCGGGGCGACCGCCGCCGACTTCTCCCGGCCCGGGCACGTCGTTCCGTTGCGGGCCAAGGACGGAGGCGTGCTGCGCCGTCCCGGGCACACCGAGGCCGCGGTCGACCTCGCGGTGCTCGCCGGGCTGGCGCCTGCCGGTGTGCTGTGCGAGATCGTCAGCGAGCAGGACCCGGCGGGCATGGCGCGCGTCGGCGAGCTGCGCGCCTTCGCTGACGAGCACGACCTCGCGCTCATCTCGATCGCGGACCTCATCGCCTACCGCCGCAAGTCGGAGAAGCTCGTCGAGCGGGCCGCCGAGGCGCGGGTGCCGTTGCGTTACGGGGAGTTCACCGCGGTCGGCTACTCCTCCAGCTACGACCGGCGCGAGCACGTCGCGTTCGTGTTCGGCGACATCGGCGACGGCGAGGACGTGCTGGTGCGGGTGCACTCCGAGTGCCTGACCGGCGACGTGTTCGGCTCGCTGCGCTGTGACTGCGGCCCGCAACTGGACGCCGCCCTCGCGGCGGTGGCCCGTGAGGGACGCGGTGTCGTGCTCTACGTGCGCGGCCACGAGGGCCGTGGCATCGGCCTGCTGCACAAGCTGCAGGCCTACCAGTTGCAGGACGCCGGCGCGGACACGCTCGATGCCAACCTCGAGCTGGGGCTGCCCGCCGACGCCCGCGACTACGGCACCGGCGCGCAGATCCTCGTCGACCTGGGCATCCACTCGATGCGGTTGCTCAGCAACAACCCGGCCAAGCGGGCCGGGCTGGAGGGTTACGGGCTGCGCATCACCGGGCGCGAGCCGCTGCCGGTGCACGCCAACCCGGAGAACCTGCGCTACCTGCAGACCAAGCGAGACCGGATGGGCCACGACCTGAACCTGACGGAGTCCGGGTGAGGAACGGCGCGCCCGAACTCGGTGCCGTGGACGGCGCCGCCGGACTGCGGGTGGCCGTCGTCGCGAGCAGCTGGCACACCGAGGTGATGGCCGGGCTACGGGCAGGCGCGCGCCGCGCGCTCGCCGACTCGCGCGTCGCCGATGTCACCGAGGTGCAGGTGCCGGGCACGTTCGAGCTTCCGGTGGCCGCCGCCCGGCTCGCCGGCGCCGGCTTCGACGCGATCGTCGCGCTGGGTGTGGTGATCCGCGGCGGGACCCCGCACTTCGACTACGTCTGCACCGCCGCGGCCGTCGGCCTGACCGACGTCACCGTGCGCACCGGGGTGCCGGTCGGCTTCGGCGTGCTGACCTGCGACGACCAGGCCCAAGCCCTCGATCGCGCCGGACTGCCCGACTCGCGCGAGGACAAGGGCTACGAGGCGACGGCCGCCGCGCTGGCGACGGCCGTCACGCTGGCCGCCTACGCGCCATGACCGACGAGCCGGCCGAGGACGGCGAGCTGGAATCCTCCCGCGCGGCGCTCGTTGCCGGGCTGGACGTCCCCGCACTCGTCGAGCGCGCCGAGCAGTTGCTGCTCGGCGGACCGCGCCTGTTCACCCGCGCCCAGGTGGCCGAGCGGGCCGGCATGGACGCCGAACGCGCGACCGCGCTGTGGCGCGCGCTCGGCTTCGCGCAGGTCGGTGACGACGAGGTCGTGTTCACCCAGCGGGACGTCGACACCCTCGAAGCTGTCCGCGCGATCGAGCAGTCCGGCGTCGCCGATGACGAGCTGATCGCCACGATGACCCGGATCCTCGGCCAGACGTTCTCCCGGCTCGCGTCCGGCCAGGGCCAGCTGCTGGTCTCGATGCTGGCGCAGCACCCGGAGCACCTGGAGTCCGAGGAGAGCGTGCTGGCGGTGCTGGGCACCCTGCTGCCGTTGATCGAGCAGGTGCACGAGTTCGTGTGGCGCCGCCAGTTCGTCGCGTTCTTCAACCGGGTCGCCACCTACGCCACGTCCGACGCGCTCGCGTCGACCCTGGTCCCGATGGCGGTCGGCTTCGCGGACATGTCCGGCTTCACCGCGCTCACCCGGCGCGCCACCGAGGCAGAACTCGGCACGCTGCTGGAGGCGTTCGAGGCGACCACGACGGACGTGGTGTCCGCCCACCACGGGCGGATCGTGAAGACGATCGGCGACGAGGTGCTGTTCGTGGCGGACACCCCGAGCCGGGCGGCCGAGATCGCGCTCGACCTGCTCGAGCGGTCCCGGGCCGACGAGCGGCTGCCCGCATTGCGCATCGGGCTCGCCAGCGGGCCGGTGGTGAGCCGGCTGGGCGACGTGTACGGCTCGACGGTGAACATCGCCAGCAGGCTGACCTCGTTGAGCCGGCCCGGCTGGGTGCTCGTCGACCGGGTGGTGGCCGAGTCCCTCGCCGGCGACGGGCGGTACCAGCTCACGGCGCGCCGTCCCGAGTCGGTGCGCGGCTTTCACCACCTGCGGCAGTGGCGGTTGCGCCGCGCGAGTGCGAGCGAGCCGCCGGCACGCAGGCGCGGCCGCCCGCGCGGTCGCCGGTAGGCTTCGGACGCGATGAAGACCTTCGATCAGCTGTTCGCCGAGCTCGCCGAGCGGCAACGCCTCCGTCCGGACGGATCCGGCACCGTGGCCGCGCTGGATGCCGGTGTCCACGCGCAGGGCAAGAAGGTCGTCGAGGAGGCCGCCGAGGTGTGGCTGGCCGCCGAGCACGAGTCCGCCGAGCGCACCGCCGAGGAGATCAGCCAGCTGCTGTACCGCGTCCAGGTGATCATGCTGGGCAAGGGCATCGGGCTCGATGACGTGTACCGACATCTGTAGGACGACCCGCCGCGTCCCGCCCGTCCGCACAGATCGGTAGATCCCATGCTTCGCATCGCACTCCCCAACAAGGGCTCCCTCGCCGAGCCGGCCAGCCAGATGCTGACCGAGGCCGGCTATCGCCAGCGCACCGACAGCCGCGAGCTGGTGATGCTCGATGCCGACAACGACACCGAGTTCTTCTTCCTGCGCCCGCGCGACATCGCCGTGTACGTCGGTTCCGGCCGGCTGGACGTCGGCATCACCGGTGAGGACCTGCTGCTCGACTCCGGCGCGCCGGCCGAGACCGTCCTGCAGCTCGGGTTCGGCGAGTCGACGTTCCGCTTCGCCGGCCTGCCCGACACGGCCGGCTCGGTGCACGACCTGGCCGGCAAGCGGATCGCCACCGCCTACCCGGGCGTGGTCTCCTCGTACCTGGCCGCACAGGGTGTCAGCGCCGAACTGATCCGGCTGGACGGCGCCGTCGAGACCGCCGTGCGCCTGGAGGTGGCCGATGCGATCGCCGACGTCGTGTCGACGGGCACCACGTTGCGCAACGCCGGCCTGGAGATCTTCGGCGAACCGCTGCTGACCAGCCAGGCGGTGCTGGTGCGCCGCGCCGGCGCGGAGCCGACCCCGAAGGTGGAGCAGCTGGTGCGGCGGCTGCAGGGCGTGATCATCGCGCGCCGGTACGTCCTGATGGACTACGACATCCCGGACGAACTGGTGGAGAAGGCCGTCGCGATCACACCGGGCATCGAGTCGCCCACCGTGGCGCCGCTGCACGAGCGCGGCTGGTCGGCGGTGCGTTCGATGGTGCTGCGCAAGCAGACGAACCGCATCATGGACGAGTTGTGGGACGTCGGTGCCCGCGCCATCTTCGTGACCGACATCCACGCGTGCCGGCTGTGATGAGCGTGCGCGCCAAGCCGGTCGTCATGGCCCGGATCGGGTACGCCGGGGCAGTCGTGGTGCTGGCCGCGTTCGTGATCACCGCGCTGCTGCAGAAGCGTGACAACGCCGGCGCGCACTTCGCCTCGATCGACCAGGTCGGCACGGTGGTGATCGGGATCATCCTGGCCGGGCTGTGCCTGATGCCGACCCGGCCGCGGATGGAGGCCGACGAGACCGCGGTGCGGCTGCGCTCGTTCCTCGGCGGCTGGCGCGTCGTGCCGTGGGACGTGATCGTGCGCGTCGAGTTCCCGCGCAAGGTCCGCTTCGCCCGCCTGGTGCTGCCCGGCGAGGAGACGCTGGCGATCTACGCGGTCCAGCGGCTGGACAGGGAGCGAGCGGTGCAGACGATGGCCCGGCTGCGCGAGCTGTTCGCCGCCGCCCACCCCGAGCGGTAGCCGGTGAGCCCGCTCCCGGTGCTGGCCGCGGCTGCCGTGGTCGCGGGCGTGGCGGGAATCGCCTATCTCGTCTACCGGCGCCGCGACCTGGGCACATCGGCCGACCGGGCCACCTTCGACACGCTGCACACCGCCAGCCTCGCCTCACTCGGGCTGCGCGAGGGACTGACCCGGCCCGGCTCCGAACGCGCGGTGAAGCATCTGCGTGCCTTGCTCGGCACCACCGCGGTCGCGCTGACCGACAGCTCGCGGGTGCTGGCAGTCGACGGCGGCTCGCATCACCACGCCGACGCTGCGGTGACGCACGCGCGGCACGCATTGCGCGACGCGCGCACGGTCATCGTCGCTGCGCGGGAGGTGTCCTGCGGCGCCCCGGACTGCCCGGCACGCGTCGCGGTGGCCGCGCCACTCGTCGACCGGGGCACCGTGGTCGGCGCCCTGGTCGCCTACAGCCGGGACAGCTCCGCGATGCTCGTCCGCGCCGTGGAGGAGGTGGCGCGGTGGGTGTCCGGACAGCTCGAACTGGCCGGCGCCGACCAGCAGCGCACCCAGCTGATGGAGGCCGAGCTGCGTGCCTTGCGTGCCCAGATCAGCCCGCACTTCGTCTACAACTCGCTCAACGCGGTCGCCTCGTTCATGCGCACGGACGCCGAGCGAGCCCGCGAACTGCTGCTCGAGTTCGCCGACTTCACCCGCTACGCGCTGCGGCGCGGCGGCGAGTTCGCCACCCTGGCCGACGAGTTGCGCAACACCGAGCGGTACCTGGTGCTGGAGCAGGCCCGCTTCGGTGAGCGGCTGCGCGTCTCACTGCGGGTCGCGCCGGAGGTGCTGCCGATCGCGGTGCCGTTCCTCGTCGTCCAGCCGCTGGTGGAGAACGCGGTGCGGCACGGGCTGGAGGGCGCGGCCGAGGTGGTGACCGTCTCCATCGCGGCGGTCGACGCCGGCCAGGACGCGCTGATCACCGTCGAGGACGACGGCGCGGGCTCGGATCCTGGAGTGATCCGGGCAGCCCTGGAGGGCATCGACGCCGGGGCGGGTGCGCGGGGCGGCTCGGTCGGGCTGGGCAACGTCGACGCCCGGCTGCGCCAGGTGTACGGCGATCCGTACGGGCTGGTGATCGAGACCGCGCCCACGGCCGGCACCAAGGTCTCCTTCCGGGTCCCGAAGTTCTCGCCGGGCGTGCGCGCCGATCCCGCACCACGCGGCTGAGCAGGCGGTAGCCTGCCGTCCATGGCCGACGGAGCGAGCGCACCCGTGCGGCTGCAGGTGTTGGTCGTCGACGACGAGGTGCCCGCGCGCGAGGAGTTGGCGTTCCTGCTCGGCGAGGATCCCAGGGTCGAGACGGTACGCACCGCGACGAACGCCGCACATGCCCTCAAGCTGCTCAACGACCAGCTGTTCGACGTCGTCTTCTGCGACATCAAGATGCCCGGACTGGACGGCGTCGAACTGGCTCGCGTGGTAAGCCGCTTCACCCATCGGCCGCAGGTCGTGTTCGTCACCGCCTACGACGACCACGCGGTCGATGCCTTCGACCTGCAGGCCACCGACTACCTGATGAAGCCGGTGCATGCCGACCGGCTGGCCGAGGCGGTGCGCCGCGTGGTCACCGCGGGGCAGCCGGACACGTCCACGGCCGAGGACGAGACGATCGCGGTCGAACTGGCCGGCGTCACCAGGTTCGTGCGCCGTTCGCAGGTGCGTTTCGTCGAGGCGCAGGGTGACTACGCGCGGCTGCACACCGCTGAGGACAGCCACCTGCTGCGCACCCCGCTGACCGTGCTGGAGCAGCGGTGGTCGGCTGCGGGCTTCGTGCGCATCCATCGCAGCACGCTGGTCGCCCTTGCCCACATCGACGAGGTCCGGGTCGCCGACGGCCGGACGACCGTGCGCCTCGGCAAGGACGAACTGCCGGTGAGCAGGCGCCACACGCGTTCGCTGCGGGATCGGCTCACGCCGCTGTGAGCGGGCGAGCGATGGGCGGGTGAGCGAGGATGAGTGAGCCGGTCAAGCGGGTACGGATCACCCATCCGCGCACCGAGGCGGCCCGTCGGGGAGCCGCCCGCCCGCCGGTGCGCGAGATCGACGAGCAGACCGCGCTCGGCGAGGTGTACATGCGCTCGCTGATCCGCAGCCAACGCCGGCTGGCGGTCACCGTGTGCGGCGGTGTCGGCGTGCTGCTGGTGGGGATCGCGTTGGCCGGCGCCCTGGCCCCGCGCTTCGCCACGGTCCGGGTGCTGGGCCTCCCGTTGCCGTGGTTGCTGCTCGGCGTGCTGATCTATCCCGCGCTGATCGCGCTTGCCGCGTATGCCGTCCGGCAGGCAGAGCGCAACGAGCAGGCCTTCACCGACCTGGTGCGCAAGCGATGAGCGCGTGAGCGGGCACGGCGCCGCCATCGCGGCGGTCGCGATCGTCGCCGTCGCCACCATGGTGGCCGGCACCTTCGGCCTGCGCCGGGCGCGCACGACCAGCGACTTCTACGTCGCCTCGCGGGCGGTGACGCCGCGGTGGAACGCGGCCGCGATCGGCGGCGAGTACCTGTCCGCGGCGTCCTATCTCGGGATCGCCGGGCTGATCCTCGCCTACGGCTTCGACGTGCTGTGGTATCCGGTCGGGTACACCGCGGGATATCTGGTGCTGCTCGCGCTGGTGGCCGCGCCACTGCGCCGTAGCGGGGCCTACACGCTGCCCGACTTCGCCGAGATCCGGCTCGGCTCGGTCCTGGTGCGCCGGGCCGCGAGCGTGCTCGTGGTGCTGATCGGCTGGCTCTACCTGGTGCCGCAGTTGCAGGGTGCCGGGCTGACGCTGTCCACCCAGACCGGTGCGCCCACCTGGGCAGGCGGCCTGATCGTGTGCGCCGTGGTGCTGGTCGCGGTCGCCGCCGGCGGGATGCGTTCGATCACCTTCGCGCAGGCACTGCAGTTCTGGCTGAAGTTCCTCGCCATGCTGGTGCCCGCGCTCGCCCTGCTGTTCGTCTGGCAGCACCGGGACGACGCGATCGCGCACGGCTATCCCGCCGCGCACCAACGGACCGTCGTCACCCTGGACGCCGCGACCGCCGTCCGAGCGCCGATCGCCGAATCGTTGCTGATCGACGGCACGCTCGACGGCGCGGCGGTGCACGGGCGCACGGCGGTGAGCGTGGGGGAGCACCGGCTGGGTGCGCACACCGTGGTCACGCTGCAGCGCGGCGATGTCGTGCCGGTCGTCACGAGCCTGCCGTCGCAGCGCAACCAGTCCTGGCTGAGCCCGCTGGGCTCGGGCAAGGACCATCCGCTGTACGCGAGCCTGTCGCTGATCCTGGCGATCTGCCTGGGCACCATGGGGTTGCCGCACGTGCTCGTCCGGTTCTACACGAATCCGGACGGACGGGACACCCGGCGCACCACGTTCGTCGTGATCGGGCTGCTGTCGGCCTTCTACCTGCTGCCGACCGTGTTCGGCGCGCTCGGCAGGCGCTACGTGCCGGACCTGCTGCTGACCGGCAAGACCGATGCGACCGTCCTGCTGCTGCCGGAGCGGATGATCGGCGGCGAGCTGGGTGTCCTGCTGAGCGCGCTGATCACCGCCGGCGCCTTCGCCGCCTTCCTGTCCACCGCGTCCGGCCTGACCGTCTCGGTCGCCGGGGTGCTGTCGCAGGACGTACTTCGCGTACCGCGCGAACGGCGCCGCGCCCAGCGGATCCGCTCGTTCCGGCTGGGCGCCATCGCCGCGATCGGCGTGCCCTATCTGCTCAGCCTGCCGAGCCAGCACCTCGGTCTTGCCGCGGTGGTCGGTCTGGCGTTTGCCGTCGCGGCCGCCACCTTCTGCCCGCTGCTGGTTCTCGGCGTGTGGTGGCGCCGGCTCACCGACGTCGGCGCGCTGGCCGGGCTCGTCCTGGGCGGCACGTTGGCGACTGCAGCGGTGGTGTTCACGATCGTCGCCGGCACGGGTAGCGGCTGGCCCGGGGCGCTGCTCGCGCAACCTGCGGCCTGGGCCGTCCCGCTCACCTTCGCGGTGATGATCGCGGTGTCCCGGGTGACGGCGTCGCGGGTGCCGGCCGACGCCGGGCGGGTGATGGTGCGCCTGCACGCGCCGGAGGCGCTCGCCGACGAGCTGCGCGGCCCGATCCGTTCGTCGTCCGGAACCGACCGTTCGCCGCACGAGCCGGACCGCCGGACGACGACACCGGCGCATCCGGCGATCTGACGGTCCGGCGCCGCTGCGCGGTGAGCAGGGTCACTGGCAGCGTCCTGCGGTGAGCCCGGAACTGGCCGGGTGCAAGCCGAAAGGGGACAGCAGATGTCAACCGCTGCCGAAGGGGAACACAACGTGGCGCGTCCCGCCGAGCGCGACCCGATGGTCAGCCCGCCGAAGCTCTCCGGCTGGGGTGCCGGATTCGCCGATCCCGGCCCGCTCGGTCTGGCCGGCTTCGCTGCCACGACGTTCTTCCTGTCCGTGATCAACACCAACATGCTCGGCGCGTCGGTGCAGTCCATCGTCTTCGGCCTCGCGTTCTTCTACGGCGGCCTCGCCCAGCTGCTCGCCGGGATGTGGGAGTTCGCGAAGGGCAACACGTTCGGAGCGCTCGCGTTCAGCTCGTACGGCGCGTTCTGGCTCTCCTTCTGGTGGATCCTCACGCACCTGCCGGCCAACGCCAAGCCCAACGACCTGCTGCACGGCGTCGCGCTCTACCTGCTGTGCTGGACCATCTTCACGGCGTACATGACAGTCGCATCCGCCCGGACGACCGGTGCGATCTTCGCGGTGTTCGTGCTGCTGACCCTGGCGTTCCTGGCGCTGACCATCGGCTTCTTCAGCGAGAGCGTGGCCGACTTCGAGGCGAACAGCAACGCCTGGATCCACATCGGTGGCTGGATCGGCATCCTGACCGCGATCGCCGCCTGGTACGCATCGTTCGCCGGTGTCGTCAACTCGACGTTCAAGCGCGTCGTCCTGCCGACGTTCCCACGCTGAGACGTCGGAGCCTTTGCAGCAGGCAACAACCGAACTATGTTCGATGAGCAGGGGAAGCGTTCGTCGCACGGTGCGATGTGAAGTGCGCCGCTTACCCCAGAAGGTAGGGCACCTATGACACAACCACAGGACAATCAGAACATCGCCTCGCTGCTCCTCGAGCAGCGCAGGTACCCGCCGTCTCCTGACTTCGCCGCGCAGGCGAACGCCAAGGCAGACCTGTACGACGGCG
This genomic stretch from Jatrophihabitans cynanchi harbors:
- a CDS encoding phosphoribosyl-ATP diphosphatase → MKTFDQLFAELAERQRLRPDGSGTVAALDAGVHAQGKKVVEEAAEVWLAAEHESAERTAEEISQLLYRVQVIMLGKGIGLDDVYRHL
- a CDS encoding histidine kinase; this encodes MSPLPVLAAAAVVAGVAGIAYLVYRRRDLGTSADRATFDTLHTASLASLGLREGLTRPGSERAVKHLRALLGTTAVALTDSSRVLAVDGGSHHHADAAVTHARHALRDARTVIVAAREVSCGAPDCPARVAVAAPLVDRGTVVGALVAYSRDSSAMLVRAVEEVARWVSGQLELAGADQQRTQLMEAELRALRAQISPHFVYNSLNAVASFMRTDAERARELLLEFADFTRYALRRGGEFATLADELRNTERYLVLEQARFGERLRVSLRVAPEVLPIAVPFLVVQPLVENAVRHGLEGAAEVVTVSIAAVDAGQDALITVEDDGAGSDPGVIRAALEGIDAGAGARGGSVGLGNVDARLRQVYGDPYGLVIETAPTAGTKVSFRVPKFSPGVRADPAPRG
- a CDS encoding PH domain-containing protein → MPAVMSVRAKPVVMARIGYAGAVVVLAAFVITALLQKRDNAGAHFASIDQVGTVVIGIILAGLCLMPTRPRMEADETAVRLRSFLGGWRVVPWDVIVRVEFPRKVRFARLVLPGEETLAIYAVQRLDRERAVQTMARLRELFAAAHPER
- a CDS encoding acetate uptake transporter; translated protein: MSTAAEGEHNVARPAERDPMVSPPKLSGWGAGFADPGPLGLAGFAATTFFLSVINTNMLGASVQSIVFGLAFFYGGLAQLLAGMWEFAKGNTFGALAFSSYGAFWLSFWWILTHLPANAKPNDLLHGVALYLLCWTIFTAYMTVASARTTGAIFAVFVLLTLAFLALTIGFFSESVADFEANSNAWIHIGGWIGILTAIAAWYASFAGVVNSTFKRVVLPTFPR
- a CDS encoding sodium/solute symporter, with amino-acid sequence MVAGTFGLRRARTTSDFYVASRAVTPRWNAAAIGGEYLSAASYLGIAGLILAYGFDVLWYPVGYTAGYLVLLALVAAPLRRSGAYTLPDFAEIRLGSVLVRRAASVLVVLIGWLYLVPQLQGAGLTLSTQTGAPTWAGGLIVCAVVLVAVAAGGMRSITFAQALQFWLKFLAMLVPALALLFVWQHRDDAIAHGYPAAHQRTVVTLDAATAVRAPIAESLLIDGTLDGAAVHGRTAVSVGEHRLGAHTVVTLQRGDVVPVVTSLPSQRNQSWLSPLGSGKDHPLYASLSLILAICLGTMGLPHVLVRFYTNPDGRDTRRTTFVVIGLLSAFYLLPTVFGALGRRYVPDLLLTGKTDATVLLLPERMIGGELGVLLSALITAGAFAAFLSTASGLTVSVAGVLSQDVLRVPRERRRAQRIRSFRLGAIAAIGVPYLLSLPSQHLGLAAVVGLAFAVAAATFCPLLVLGVWWRRLTDVGALAGLVLGGTLATAAVVFTIVAGTGSGWPGALLAQPAAWAVPLTFAVMIAVSRVTASRVPADAGRVMVRLHAPEALADELRGPIRSSSGTDRSPHEPDRRTTTPAHPAI
- a CDS encoding adenylate/guanylate cyclase domain-containing protein, whose translation is MTDEPAEDGELESSRAALVAGLDVPALVERAEQLLLGGPRLFTRAQVAERAGMDAERATALWRALGFAQVGDDEVVFTQRDVDTLEAVRAIEQSGVADDELIATMTRILGQTFSRLASGQGQLLVSMLAQHPEHLESEESVLAVLGTLLPLIEQVHEFVWRRQFVAFFNRVATYATSDALASTLVPMAVGFADMSGFTALTRRATEAELGTLLEAFEATTTDVVSAHHGRIVKTIGDEVLFVADTPSRAAEIALDLLERSRADERLPALRIGLASGPVVSRLGDVYGSTVNIASRLTSLSRPGWVLVDRVVAESLAGDGRYQLTARRPESVRGFHHLRQWRLRRASASEPPARRRGRPRGRR
- the ribH gene encoding 6,7-dimethyl-8-ribityllumazine synthase translates to MRNGAPELGAVDGAAGLRVAVVASSWHTEVMAGLRAGARRALADSRVADVTEVQVPGTFELPVAAARLAGAGFDAIVALGVVIRGGTPHFDYVCTAAAVGLTDVTVRTGVPVGFGVLTCDDQAQALDRAGLPDSREDKGYEATAAALATAVTLAAYAP
- a CDS encoding riboflavin synthase — protein: MFTGIIEELGEVVEVAPKDDSAVLTIAAGRVAQDISEGASIAVNGVCLTVTGWVHYPPLHHLSFDVMAETLARSVLGTLQQGAKVNLERATRADSRLDGHVVQGHVDGTGTVLHRTTGSAWETVRFDLPAALARFVAEKGSIAVDGISLTVTAVGPDWFEVGLIPQTLRATTLGDRPVGASVNLEVDVLAKYVARLLETAS
- the ribD gene encoding bifunctional diaminohydroxyphosphoribosylaminopyrimidine deaminase/5-amino-6-(5-phosphoribosylamino)uracil reductase RibD, with translation MQLTEAEQAAMHRALALGETARGRTSPNPPVGAVVLDEDGTLAGEGVTAPAGGPHAEVVALAAAGAAARGGTAVVTLEPCAHTGRTGPCTEALIAAGIAKVIYAVDDPNPLAAGGSDALREAGVTVVAGVNAIEAASGALRAWLHAVSSARPFVTWKYAATLDGRVAAVDLTARWISSAVSRADAHALRAVVDAIVVGSGTVLADDPQLTVRDGDDKPVEHQPLRVVLDRRHRVPQSAQVFDNAAETLVLDTAVPRFALKALFDRGVRHLLLEGGPTLAGAFIEARCVDEVIAYLAPTLLGDGPSALGHAGVGSLDEAVTLDVDSVSRLGEDIKVVARPVWAEQTAGER
- the hisG gene encoding ATP phosphoribosyltransferase, producing the protein MLRIALPNKGSLAEPASQMLTEAGYRQRTDSRELVMLDADNDTEFFFLRPRDIAVYVGSGRLDVGITGEDLLLDSGAPAETVLQLGFGESTFRFAGLPDTAGSVHDLAGKRIATAYPGVVSSYLAAQGVSAELIRLDGAVETAVRLEVADAIADVVSTGTTLRNAGLEIFGEPLLTSQAVLVRRAGAEPTPKVEQLVRRLQGVIIARRYVLMDYDIPDELVEKAVAITPGIESPTVAPLHERGWSAVRSMVLRKQTNRIMDELWDVGARAIFVTDIHACRL
- a CDS encoding bifunctional 3,4-dihydroxy-2-butanone-4-phosphate synthase/GTP cyclohydrolase II, with amino-acid sequence MSDVRLDDVERAVADVKAGRAVIVIDDADRENEGDLIFAAELATPELLAFMVRYTSGYVCVPITEREADRLDLPPMFRVNQDRRGTAYTVTVDAREGVTTGISATDRARTIRLLADPGATAADFSRPGHVVPLRAKDGGVLRRPGHTEAAVDLAVLAGLAPAGVLCEIVSEQDPAGMARVGELRAFADEHDLALISIADLIAYRRKSEKLVERAAEARVPLRYGEFTAVGYSSSYDRREHVAFVFGDIGDGEDVLVRVHSECLTGDVFGSLRCDCGPQLDAALAAVAREGRGVVLYVRGHEGRGIGLLHKLQAYQLQDAGADTLDANLELGLPADARDYGTGAQILVDLGIHSMRLLSNNPAKRAGLEGYGLRITGREPLPVHANPENLRYLQTKRDRMGHDLNLTESG
- a CDS encoding LytR/AlgR family response regulator transcription factor, translated to MADGASAPVRLQVLVVDDEVPAREELAFLLGEDPRVETVRTATNAAHALKLLNDQLFDVVFCDIKMPGLDGVELARVVSRFTHRPQVVFVTAYDDHAVDAFDLQATDYLMKPVHADRLAEAVRRVVTAGQPDTSTAEDETIAVELAGVTRFVRRSQVRFVEAQGDYARLHTAEDSHLLRTPLTVLEQRWSAAGFVRIHRSTLVALAHIDEVRVADGRTTVRLGKDELPVSRRHTRSLRDRLTPL